The following proteins come from a genomic window of Synergistes jonesii:
- a CDS encoding DUF1667 domain-containing protein, whose translation MTEKEFICVVCPNGCSIEVKYEEGDPPKLISSEGARCPRGKSWARQEIENPMRTFSSSVIVTGGEFLEASVRLTKPISLSKVFDVMKEIKKIKLQAPLKIGDVVLTNPAGTETEVIVTRNVSVKVNQKQKEVVFHAKIN comes from the coding sequence ATGACGGAAAAGGAATTTATTTGCGTCGTCTGCCCGAACGGCTGCTCGATAGAGGTGAAATATGAAGAGGGCGATCCTCCCAAACTCATCTCATCCGAGGGCGCACGCTGCCCGCGCGGCAAAAGCTGGGCCCGGCAGGAGATAGAAAACCCGATGCGTACATTCTCGTCAAGCGTGATAGTGACCGGCGGAGAATTCCTCGAGGCAAGCGTGCGCCTCACAAAGCCGATTTCGCTTTCGAAGGTCTTTGACGTGATGAAGGAAATCAAGAAGATAAAGCTGCAGGCTCCGCTCAAGATCGGCGACGTCGTGCTGACAAACCCCGCCGGAACGGAGACTGAAGTAATAGTAACGAGGAACGTGAGCGTAAAAGTAAATCAAAAACAAAAGGAGGTAGTTTTCCATGCAAAGATCAATTGA
- a CDS encoding NAD(P)/FAD-dependent oxidoreductase gives MILEKHDLVIIGGGPAGLAAAVAAKEAGCDDIVIIERDRILGGILNQCIHDGFGLHAFKEALSGPEYADRFIKKVQALDIAVMEKTIVLDLSGDKILRTSREGEMKEIEAKAVVLAMGCRERTRGALSIPGHRPSGVYTAGAVQNLVNLENIMPGRRVVILGSGDIGLIMARRMTLEGAKVEAVFEVLPYSSGLQRNIRQCLDDYGIPLHLATTVIDINGPKGRIEGVTVAKVDEKRRPIKGTERYVPCDTLLLSVGLIPENELTREAGVTIDDVTQGASVDDCCMTKTPGIFACGNVLHVHDLVDFVSMEAARAGKNAALYAAGKLGDATEGITVKAGDGVRYVVPQRISHGENVSLAFRVTSPARDKLIEVRDGARLLASRKETRLHPAEMVWVDMGKIDLKEVESLEVRVK, from the coding sequence ATGATACTCGAAAAACACGACCTGGTAATAATCGGCGGAGGGCCAGCCGGACTCGCCGCCGCCGTGGCGGCCAAAGAAGCCGGCTGCGACGACATCGTAATCATAGAAAGAGACAGAATCCTCGGCGGCATATTGAACCAGTGCATCCACGACGGATTCGGGCTCCACGCGTTCAAAGAAGCCCTCTCGGGCCCGGAGTACGCGGACCGCTTCATTAAAAAAGTGCAGGCTCTCGACATCGCGGTAATGGAAAAGACGATAGTGCTCGACCTTTCCGGCGACAAAATACTCCGCACCAGCCGCGAAGGCGAAATGAAAGAGATCGAAGCTAAAGCGGTGGTCCTGGCGATGGGCTGCCGCGAACGCACGCGCGGCGCGCTTTCCATCCCCGGACACAGGCCTTCGGGAGTCTATACGGCCGGCGCCGTTCAGAATCTCGTCAACCTCGAAAACATTATGCCCGGTAGGCGCGTCGTCATCCTCGGCTCTGGCGATATCGGGCTCATAATGGCGCGCCGCATGACGCTCGAGGGCGCGAAAGTCGAAGCGGTCTTCGAGGTTCTGCCGTATTCCAGCGGACTGCAAAGAAACATCCGCCAATGCCTCGACGACTACGGGATCCCGCTTCACCTCGCGACTACCGTCATAGACATCAACGGCCCTAAGGGGCGCATCGAAGGCGTCACGGTGGCTAAAGTTGACGAAAAGCGCAGGCCGATAAAGGGCACCGAGCGCTACGTGCCCTGCGATACGCTTCTTCTTTCCGTGGGGCTCATCCCGGAAAACGAGCTTACGCGTGAAGCGGGGGTGACGATAGACGATGTCACACAGGGCGCGAGCGTGGACGACTGCTGTATGACGAAGACGCCCGGCATATTCGCCTGCGGAAACGTCCTGCACGTCCACGATCTCGTCGACTTCGTTTCAATGGAGGCGGCGCGCGCGGGCAAAAATGCGGCGCTCTACGCCGCCGGCAAATTAGGAGACGCGACCGAAGGAATAACGGTGAAAGCCGGCGACGGCGTGCGCTACGTAGTCCCGCAGCGCATCAGCCACGGCGAAAACGTATCGCTTGCGTTCCGCGTAACGTCTCCCGCCCGCGACAAGCTAATTGAGGTCCGCGACGGGGCGCGCTTACTCGCATCGAGAAAAGAAACGCGCCTGCATCCCGCGGAGATGGTATGGGTCGATATGGGAAAGATAGACCTTAAAGAGGTCGAATCATTGGAGGTACGCGTGAAATGA
- a CDS encoding NAD(P)/FAD-dependent oxidoreductase, with the protein MKHSFNVLIIGGGVVGNAIARELSRFRLSTAVVEKEPDVCMETSCRNSGVLHSGINYKAGTLRAKTAVRGNSMMDRLCAELKVKIKRIGKLTTALDEGELPGVKRLMDQGVANGVPGLEVLNSSAMQNIQPGIEGIAAVWSPTSAIISPYGLTIALAENAHANGVEYFLRSEVTSISKSEDGIFTVVASGGKVFTADIVINSAGLSSGGISAMAGVKQGNQGENLKIWPCRGEYYVLDKRLDGTLKTLIYPVPGAKDAGLGIHLTPTVDGNILIGPSADYISEETPEDYKVTAPVLEELRREGLRLLPNMKMSDFIRNFAGNRPKRTSPAEGGNGDFVIEEAKGLPGFINLVGIESPGLTASPAIAEMVRDIVAKHLELEEKENFIAERPGFAGHFCELPKEEQERLIKENPEYGEIVCRCEKITKKEIRDAIENPLGARSLVSIKYRARNGMGRCQGGFCTPRIVRILRDEYGFKPDDYIFREAGSNLFTGNVREVD; encoded by the coding sequence TTGAAACATTCGTTCAATGTCCTCATCATCGGAGGCGGCGTGGTAGGTAATGCGATCGCGCGCGAACTTTCCCGCTTCCGGCTGTCGACGGCCGTTGTAGAGAAAGAGCCCGACGTATGTATGGAGACAAGCTGCCGCAACAGCGGCGTCCTTCATTCCGGCATAAATTACAAGGCTGGTACTCTGCGTGCGAAGACCGCCGTCCGCGGGAACTCCATGATGGATAGGCTTTGCGCCGAACTTAAGGTAAAGATCAAAAGGATAGGCAAGCTTACGACAGCCCTTGACGAAGGCGAGCTACCGGGCGTCAAGCGCCTGATGGATCAGGGGGTTGCAAACGGCGTGCCGGGGCTTGAGGTCCTCAACAGCTCGGCGATGCAGAATATACAGCCGGGCATCGAGGGAATAGCCGCCGTATGGAGCCCGACGAGCGCGATAATTTCCCCTTACGGACTCACTATAGCCCTCGCAGAAAACGCGCATGCGAACGGCGTCGAATACTTCCTGAGAAGCGAAGTCACGTCGATATCCAAGAGCGAAGATGGAATATTTACCGTAGTCGCTTCAGGGGGGAAAGTTTTTACCGCCGACATCGTGATCAACTCCGCGGGGCTTTCAAGCGGCGGTATCAGCGCAATGGCCGGAGTAAAGCAAGGGAATCAGGGAGAAAACCTAAAAATCTGGCCGTGTCGCGGCGAATACTACGTCCTTGACAAGCGCCTGGACGGGACGCTCAAAACGCTTATTTATCCAGTTCCGGGGGCTAAGGACGCCGGGCTTGGAATTCATCTTACCCCGACCGTCGACGGAAATATCCTGATAGGCCCGAGCGCAGACTACATTTCCGAAGAGACGCCGGAAGATTATAAAGTAACGGCTCCGGTCCTCGAAGAGCTCAGAAGAGAAGGGCTGAGGCTTCTCCCCAATATGAAAATGAGCGATTTTATCCGCAACTTCGCCGGCAACAGGCCTAAGCGCACGTCGCCGGCGGAGGGTGGAAACGGCGACTTCGTCATCGAAGAAGCAAAAGGCCTCCCTGGCTTCATAAACCTCGTCGGCATCGAAAGCCCTGGACTCACGGCTTCTCCGGCGATAGCCGAAATGGTGCGCGACATCGTCGCTAAACATCTCGAGCTCGAAGAAAAAGAAAATTTCATAGCCGAACGTCCGGGATTTGCCGGACACTTCTGCGAACTTCCGAAAGAAGAGCAGGAGCGACTTATAAAAGAAAACCCGGAATACGGCGAAATCGTATGCCGCTGTGAAAAAATCACGAAAAAAGAAATACGCGACGCGATAGAGAACCCTCTCGGCGCACGCAGCCTCGTAAGCATAAAATACCGCGCGAGAAACGGCATGGGACGCTGTCAGGGCGGCTTCTGCACGCCGCGTATAGTCCGCATACTCCGAGACGAATACGGCTTCAAGCCTGACGACTACATATTCCGAGAAGCCGGCTCCAATCTCTTTACCGGCAACGTGCGGGAGGTAGACTAA